In a genomic window of Sediminispirochaeta bajacaliforniensis DSM 16054:
- a CDS encoding phage tail sheath subtilisin-like domain-containing protein, giving the protein MSIEFTQIPDELLVPGQYQEIDNSLAGSTGEEKKVLVIGIKGSGGTAEANKVVAISGDAKARNLLEEGYPAAVMAMNFMDLNKTEKLYALPLNEAAAGTAAVKSYTFTASPIKDGTFVRYVNGIKVSMAVSSGDTLDDLAAAFVASINSVRDMELEAEINAENTAQVLLVALAKGENGNLMTVEAGLYGESDPAGIAAGLATVTVGSGNPDITAALAAMGETKYHYIITDLADAANIVLFSAELKSRYSGPRQCDGRMFLALSGEDGDDNTTGSMIAQASSINSPHIVLVPRGNNFQTPAVWAARFAAPLIRRLADDPAANTYDTEIDGLVSIAQRNANAREALLSAGIATYRVDSTGTVLVERAVTSYNADSDGNRNTSYLDVQITETISRVRAEINAEARTRYKKWKLAATNENFGSGAKVMTADIWKAFLVEMYQQVFIQEKQWCQDLASYKDSIIVEIDSDSKTRLNYQHKPTLIGQFYIGAGLTQFD; this is encoded by the coding sequence ATGTCTATTGAATTTACCCAGATTCCTGATGAGTTGCTGGTCCCGGGCCAGTATCAGGAGATCGATAATTCGCTGGCTGGTTCCACCGGTGAGGAAAAGAAAGTGCTGGTTATTGGTATAAAAGGCTCAGGAGGAACCGCTGAAGCAAATAAGGTTGTCGCTATTTCCGGTGATGCAAAAGCCCGCAACCTTTTGGAAGAAGGTTACCCTGCTGCCGTGATGGCTATGAACTTCATGGACCTGAACAAAACGGAGAAATTGTATGCTCTTCCTCTAAATGAGGCGGCCGCAGGTACGGCGGCAGTAAAGTCATATACGTTTACTGCATCTCCGATAAAGGACGGAACCTTTGTTCGGTATGTTAATGGGATAAAGGTTTCCATGGCTGTATCATCTGGGGATACTCTTGACGACCTTGCAGCAGCTTTTGTGGCATCTATTAATTCCGTCCGCGACATGGAACTGGAAGCGGAGATTAATGCGGAGAATACGGCGCAAGTATTGCTGGTAGCTCTGGCCAAGGGGGAAAACGGTAATTTGATGACGGTGGAGGCTGGATTATATGGGGAATCCGATCCAGCCGGTATTGCTGCAGGGTTGGCAACTGTCACTGTCGGATCTGGAAACCCTGATATTACCGCCGCCTTGGCGGCCATGGGAGAGACGAAGTACCATTACATTATTACCGATCTTGCGGATGCGGCTAATATCGTACTTTTTTCCGCCGAACTGAAAAGCCGTTACAGCGGCCCACGCCAATGCGACGGCAGGATGTTCCTTGCTCTATCTGGCGAAGACGGTGATGACAATACCACCGGCAGCATGATTGCCCAGGCATCCAGCATCAATAGCCCCCATATTGTCTTGGTTCCTAGGGGCAACAATTTCCAGACACCGGCAGTTTGGGCCGCTCGGTTTGCGGCTCCGCTGATCAGAAGGCTTGCTGATGATCCTGCGGCCAATACATATGACACGGAAATCGATGGTCTTGTTTCCATAGCACAACGGAATGCCAACGCCCGGGAAGCCCTCTTGAGTGCAGGTATTGCTACCTATCGTGTTGATTCCACTGGGACAGTTTTGGTTGAACGAGCTGTTACCAGTTATAACGCGGATTCAGATGGTAACCGTAATACCAGCTATCTTGATGTCCAAATAACGGAAACGATCTCACGGGTCAGAGCTGAAATCAATGCAGAAGCACGGACCAGATATAAGAAATGGAAACTCGCAGCAACAAACGAGAACTTTGGTTCCGGTGCCAAGGTGATGACTGCTGATATCTGGAAAGCATTCTTGGTCGAAATGTACCAGCAGGTTTTCATCCAGGAAAAACAATGGTGTCAGGACCTGGCGAGCTACAAGGACAGCATCATTGTCGAAATTGATTCTGACAGTAAAACACGGCTGAATTATCAGCACAAACCAACCCTAATCGGTCAGTTCTATATTGGGGCTGGTCTAACTCAGTTCGATTAA
- a CDS encoding phage protein Gp36 family protein — translation MIPILSVEELGSRIPPDSLPFSSDGETLAEARIDLALREATGIIVTHLPWLLDEETGEVTLPLPAQFADTLYGICVDLALYRLHDTVSSSEDEREHYKSNLKLLETIDREHQGGLAGPDYQDASIVEPSEEENIPDTRYWKKGELI, via the coding sequence GTGATCCCCATACTGAGCGTGGAAGAGCTTGGAAGTCGCATTCCTCCCGATTCCCTTCCGTTTTCCAGTGACGGAGAAACACTGGCAGAAGCGAGGATCGATCTGGCCTTACGTGAGGCTACCGGTATTATTGTGACCCACCTCCCCTGGCTCCTTGACGAGGAGACTGGAGAAGTTACATTGCCGCTTCCCGCCCAGTTTGCTGACACCCTATATGGGATCTGTGTCGATTTGGCTCTGTACCGTCTCCATGATACCGTATCATCAAGCGAGGATGAACGGGAACACTATAAAAGCAATCTGAAGCTTTTGGAAACTATTGACCGAGAACATCAAGGCGGCCTTGCTGGCCCTGATTATCAGGATGCCAGTATTGTCGAGCCATCGGAGGAAGAGAACATCCCCGATACTCGCTATTGGAAAAAAGGAGAGCTCATCTGA
- a CDS encoding phage virion morphogenesis protein: MAAAAVSFDVRDIEKLADRLSSLNLDGGNRRALLMALGTELEAQTVERFETKKAPDGTPWKALNERYQSYLAEKFPYARPQLVVSGELRDTIESQVGSWNVLAGATKIYAARQNFGYENKTSARQFVGIGPQDETDLLGILEDFIEQRIIEAAS; this comes from the coding sequence ATGGCTGCCGCTGCCGTATCTTTCGATGTTAGGGATATTGAAAAACTTGCAGACCGATTGTCGAGCCTGAACCTTGACGGAGGAAATCGGCGCGCTCTGTTAATGGCCTTGGGAACGGAACTTGAAGCTCAAACAGTGGAGCGATTTGAAACCAAAAAAGCACCCGATGGAACACCATGGAAAGCGTTAAATGAGCGATACCAGTCGTATCTTGCAGAAAAGTTTCCATATGCCCGTCCTCAATTGGTTGTTTCAGGCGAACTACGAGATACTATCGAATCCCAGGTTGGAAGCTGGAACGTTCTGGCGGGAGCAACAAAGATCTATGCTGCCCGGCAAAATTTCGGATACGAGAATAAAACTTCGGCCCGGCAGTTCGTAGGCATTGGGCCCCAGGATGAAACCGATTTGCTTGGCATTCTGGAAGACTTTATAGAACAGAGGATCATCGAGGCCGCATCATGA
- a CDS encoding phage protease has translation MKHGSLFFALNIEQGKAPQRIQLLPAGNEIKGRDGRRWTNPNPEAVVTASNADLPRLVIDVNHATDYKAPKGEEAPAMGWFFSLSVNALGETWADVEWNSWGRSSVEGLLYRYISPVFEYDENGQITKIIRAALTNVPNLRLEALNSEMPPTGREEKSMKEILAALGLAETATEQDAVQTISVLKTANNAQANGNATAQGVDLTKYAPRADLNQMEQRALNAEKRLKDIEDFQQKEKATAAVDKAIADRKISPASKKEYLALCSTQSGLDSFTRIMEKTPAIISKAPQVPDDTPPEGETALNAEEVSVSKSAGYSPEEWKKIKEAAK, from the coding sequence ATGAAGCACGGCAGTCTTTTTTTTGCACTAAACATTGAACAAGGCAAAGCTCCCCAGCGTATCCAGCTCTTACCTGCCGGTAATGAGATAAAAGGCAGAGATGGACGGCGGTGGACCAATCCAAATCCAGAAGCTGTCGTTACCGCATCAAATGCAGATCTGCCACGTCTGGTAATCGATGTTAACCATGCTACAGATTATAAAGCGCCAAAAGGAGAAGAAGCCCCGGCCATGGGGTGGTTTTTCAGCCTATCAGTCAATGCATTAGGAGAAACCTGGGCTGACGTTGAATGGAATTCATGGGGCCGCAGTTCAGTTGAAGGTCTTCTTTATCGCTATATCTCTCCTGTTTTTGAGTATGACGAAAACGGTCAGATTACAAAAATAATACGTGCAGCTCTTACCAATGTACCCAATTTGCGTCTTGAGGCGCTTAATTCCGAAATGCCGCCAACCGGGCGGGAGGAGAAAAGTATGAAAGAAATTCTTGCCGCACTTGGCCTCGCTGAGACGGCAACGGAACAGGATGCTGTGCAGACGATCTCTGTCTTAAAGACAGCCAACAATGCACAGGCAAACGGCAACGCGACAGCTCAAGGAGTTGATCTTACCAAGTATGCTCCGCGGGCAGACCTCAACCAGATGGAACAGCGAGCACTCAATGCTGAAAAGCGGTTGAAGGATATTGAGGATTTTCAGCAAAAAGAAAAAGCCACGGCAGCCGTAGACAAGGCTATTGCCGACAGAAAGATATCCCCGGCAAGTAAAAAGGAATATCTTGCCCTGTGTTCCACTCAATCTGGCCTTGATTCCTTTACCAGGATTATGGAAAAAACTCCGGCAATTATCTCCAAAGCCCCGCAGGTGCCTGATGACACCCCACCTGAAGGGGAAACAGCGCTAAATGCCGAAGAGGTATCTGTCTCAAAGTCGGCAGGTTACTCGCCAGAGGAGTGGAAGAAAATCAAGGAGGCTGCTAAATGA
- a CDS encoding ExeA family protein, producing the protein MFGLFRDPFVDDITSAEDVYLTDTAAFATEYLYQTAKVGGMVALIGESGSGKTTIRRLAIDRMQADGQKVRIITPRIIDKGRLNASLICDAVIADCSTERPRRSLEAKARQIEKILTNSSRAGWSHVLMIEEAHDLTISTLKYLKRFWELEDGFKKLLSIILIGQVEMKGKLDESKNWEARELIRRMEILELTPLGGGDEVRKYLDVKFRRLGKERSTIISDDACEALAAKLRRQTRNKITYSVAYPLLVNNWSRKAMNLAAEMGVRLVDADVVNSL; encoded by the coding sequence ATGTTTGGATTGTTCCGAGATCCGTTTGTTGACGATATCACATCGGCTGAAGATGTATACCTGACAGATACAGCAGCATTTGCAACTGAATACCTCTACCAGACGGCAAAGGTCGGCGGTATGGTGGCCCTAATCGGCGAATCAGGAAGTGGGAAAACAACAATACGTCGTCTGGCAATCGACCGTATGCAGGCGGACGGGCAGAAAGTCCGTATCATCACCCCAAGAATTATTGACAAGGGGCGGCTGAATGCAAGTCTGATTTGTGATGCGGTTATTGCTGACTGCTCAACGGAACGCCCAAGGCGCAGCCTTGAAGCAAAGGCACGACAGATCGAAAAGATACTTACCAATTCCTCGCGTGCCGGCTGGAGCCATGTGCTTATGATTGAAGAGGCACATGACCTGACCATTAGCACGCTGAAATACCTGAAACGGTTCTGGGAACTTGAAGATGGATTTAAAAAGCTCCTGTCCATTATCCTGATCGGCCAGGTGGAAATGAAAGGAAAGCTGGATGAGTCAAAAAACTGGGAGGCTCGGGAATTGATACGCCGTATGGAGATTCTTGAGCTTACGCCGCTTGGCGGAGGAGATGAAGTCAGGAAGTACCTGGATGTGAAATTTAGAAGACTTGGAAAAGAGCGATCTACCATTATCAGTGACGATGCCTGTGAAGCTCTTGCCGCAAAGCTCAGGCGCCAGACAAGAAACAAAATCACCTACTCTGTAGCATACCCCTTGCTTGTCAATAACTGGAGCCGCAAGGCAATGAACCTGGCCGCTGAAATGGGTGTACGGTTAGTTGATGCCGATGTGGTGAACAGTCTGTAA
- a CDS encoding Mor transcription activator family protein, whose product MSFESEYSLVAEMIDLCSGSVLDRSIAVEAIRLLCKWYGGQLLSMPKSPEAETAKEIRGVLADAIGDSDADKIMESLTTFFGGSQLYIPMEARAFRDDIANEIYERYDGTMESMRELCREYRISYTQVYRLYHYAAEERTQKLFEF is encoded by the coding sequence ATGAGTTTCGAATCAGAATACAGCTTAGTCGCAGAAATGATTGACCTTTGTTCCGGATCAGTACTTGACAGATCGATTGCAGTAGAGGCTATACGACTATTGTGTAAATGGTATGGAGGTCAGCTTTTGTCCATGCCAAAATCACCTGAAGCCGAAACGGCAAAGGAAATTCGCGGAGTCTTGGCGGATGCAATAGGAGATAGCGATGCTGATAAAATCATGGAATCATTGACGACATTTTTTGGAGGATCACAGCTGTACATCCCGATGGAGGCAAGGGCCTTTCGGGACGATATTGCCAATGAAATATATGAACGCTATGATGGGACCATGGAATCTATGCGTGAACTCTGTCGGGAGTATAGAATATCCTACACGCAAGTGTATCGGCTCTACCATTATGCTGCCGAAGAACGCACTCAAAAGTTGTTTGAATTTTAA
- a CDS encoding DDE-type integrase/transposase/recombinase encodes MYSEWIDELCHADTASQRSNLVKEFARLHGLSLPTAYRTLEAAGWDSGRKKRRDAGSSAINQDTVSLIAAMLKSGVRKNGKKTMHANVARTILQQNGYDIPVSDSTIRRALRKAKLDIASMSQAAPYQRQRTEYPNQVHECDPSLALIYFTPGQQHLLRDDEVYKNKPFLEGREKLKCWRYVLTDHYSSSICVRYYATAGESAAVLWDFLLYAWAPKPDPIYAFHGLPDLLIWDPGSANKSRAITQALKSLKVDTKPHLPGNPRAKGQVEKANDIVETQFESRLRLEEVHSLDELNDAAERWCTAWNADMIDGQDCRLTRMNRKIGSRLSIWQRIKEKQLRELPDPEICRLLLTTGVETRKVAGGMSMSYAHPSKKYSQQYSLQSCPGLIIGQDVNVQPVLVGGGSSLLISYKSKGEILTFEVDPIETDEVGFDLSAPVIGKEYKRLPETEIEQHAKILDEIAPEKQGFVAHSFIKPRTDIAPKRKIGVQVPVGMADVVTSQDIYLSPIETAKRIKARLGYVPEGFVPAIKRDYPDGVPASLIDDIAHDYEEGGEDTALSV; translated from the coding sequence ATGTATAGCGAATGGATTGATGAATTGTGCCATGCCGATACTGCGAGCCAGAGATCAAACCTTGTTAAAGAGTTCGCCCGCCTCCATGGCCTGAGCCTGCCCACTGCTTACCGAACGTTGGAGGCAGCAGGATGGGATTCTGGGCGGAAAAAACGCCGGGATGCCGGAAGCTCTGCCATAAACCAGGATACCGTCTCGTTGATTGCAGCCATGCTAAAAAGCGGTGTAAGGAAGAATGGGAAGAAAACAATGCATGCCAATGTTGCACGCACTATTCTACAGCAGAATGGCTATGATATCCCTGTGAGTGATTCGACTATTCGCCGTGCATTGCGTAAAGCGAAACTGGATATAGCATCAATGAGTCAGGCCGCTCCCTATCAGCGTCAAAGAACAGAGTATCCAAACCAGGTGCACGAATGTGATCCGTCTCTGGCATTGATCTATTTTACTCCCGGTCAGCAACATCTCCTGCGCGATGATGAAGTGTACAAAAATAAACCCTTTTTGGAGGGGCGGGAAAAATTAAAGTGCTGGCGGTATGTGCTGACAGACCATTATTCCAGTTCTATCTGCGTCCGGTATTACGCCACTGCTGGCGAGAGTGCTGCAGTCTTGTGGGATTTCCTTTTGTACGCCTGGGCGCCAAAGCCTGATCCCATCTATGCCTTCCATGGGTTACCAGACCTTTTGATATGGGACCCAGGAAGTGCAAACAAAAGCAGGGCCATTACACAGGCATTGAAAAGTCTGAAGGTTGATACAAAGCCGCACCTTCCGGGGAATCCACGGGCAAAAGGCCAGGTCGAAAAGGCAAACGATATTGTTGAAACACAGTTCGAAAGTCGGCTACGCCTGGAAGAAGTCCATAGTCTGGATGAATTGAACGATGCAGCAGAACGATGGTGCACGGCATGGAATGCAGACATGATAGATGGCCAGGATTGCCGCCTGACCAGAATGAATAGGAAGATAGGCTCACGATTATCTATCTGGCAGAGGATCAAAGAAAAGCAACTGAGGGAGTTACCTGATCCTGAAATTTGCCGACTTTTGTTAACCACAGGAGTGGAGACGCGCAAGGTCGCTGGTGGTATGAGCATGAGCTATGCCCATCCATCAAAGAAATATAGCCAACAATATAGCTTGCAATCCTGTCCAGGTCTTATCATCGGGCAGGACGTAAATGTACAGCCAGTACTGGTTGGCGGTGGTAGCAGCCTGCTTATCTCTTACAAAAGCAAAGGGGAGATATTGACCTTTGAAGTCGACCCCATCGAGACCGATGAGGTTGGCTTCGACTTATCTGCTCCGGTGATAGGCAAGGAATACAAGCGTTTACCGGAAACGGAAATTGAACAGCACGCAAAAATCCTGGATGAGATCGCACCGGAAAAACAAGGGTTTGTCGCACACAGTTTTATCAAACCGCGGACAGACATTGCACCAAAAAGAAAAATTGGCGTACAGGTGCCTGTGGGTATGGCTGATGTTGTAACATCCCAGGACATTTACCTTTCCCCCATTGAGACAGCAAAACGGATCAAGGCCCGCCTGGGCTATGTACCCGAAGGTTTCGTCCCAGCAATAAAGCGGGATTACCCTGATGGGGTACCTGCATCATTGATCGACGATATCGCTCATGACTATGAAGAAGGTGGGGAGGATACTGCCCTCTCCGTCTAA
- a CDS encoding Mu-like prophage major head subunit gpT family protein: MIITNETLSSLRTMVRGEFQSRLTGLKTQALYKTLVTIIQSNSSSNTYGWLGKFPQMIEWVGERVIKDMKEMAYELFNKKYEATLGIDRADIEDDNLGIYRTLSQSYADEFVSFCNRKVFALLSGGFEGLCYDGQPFFDAEHPVYPNTDGTGTAESVSNIQGDVAATGTPWFLVNLSGVLKPFILQERIAPEMESITDTKNDHVFMNDEYLYGIRYRGNFGYGFWQQAVASKETLNAENYKAAVAKMKAFKRDGGDKLGIVPTHLVVGSSLESAGREVVEKENLTGGESNINYHTTELVVSPWME; encoded by the coding sequence ATGATTATAACAAACGAAACTCTCTCTTCGTTGCGCACGATGGTGCGCGGCGAATTTCAGAGTCGTCTCACTGGGTTGAAAACTCAGGCACTTTACAAAACGCTGGTGACAATCATTCAGTCAAACTCTTCGAGTAACACCTACGGTTGGCTTGGCAAATTCCCTCAAATGATCGAATGGGTTGGCGAACGGGTCATTAAAGATATGAAAGAAATGGCCTATGAACTGTTTAATAAGAAGTACGAGGCGACCTTAGGCATTGACCGGGCCGATATTGAGGATGATAACCTCGGCATCTACAGGACCCTTTCTCAGTCCTATGCAGATGAGTTTGTTTCGTTCTGCAATAGGAAAGTTTTTGCATTGCTTTCTGGTGGCTTCGAAGGATTGTGTTACGACGGCCAACCTTTTTTCGATGCCGAGCATCCGGTATATCCCAATACCGACGGTACCGGAACGGCAGAATCGGTATCGAATATTCAGGGAGATGTGGCAGCAACCGGGACACCGTGGTTTCTTGTTAATCTATCCGGAGTCCTGAAGCCCTTCATCCTGCAGGAACGCATTGCTCCTGAAATGGAATCCATAACCGACACAAAAAACGATCATGTATTTATGAACGATGAATACCTTTACGGTATTCGTTACCGTGGCAACTTCGGCTATGGATTCTGGCAACAGGCGGTAGCCAGCAAGGAAACCCTGAATGCTGAGAACTACAAGGCTGCCGTGGCAAAAATGAAGGCCTTTAAGCGTGACGGTGGTGACAAATTGGGAATTGTCCCAACACATCTTGTCGTAGGATCATCTCTGGAATCCGCAGGCCGGGAGGTTGTAGAGAAAGAGAACCTGACAGGCGGTGAATCAAATATTAACTACCATACGACCGAGCTGGTTGTTTCTCCCTGGATGGAGTAA
- a CDS encoding regulatory protein GemA, with translation MSAVEQQSKRSRLIQLIHIGKSEMGVPEKEYRSSLYRITGKQSCTEMSLNDLERVLSAMKQSGFTIRPKKNQSGMASESARTYIRDLWQEVARIKTEKALCSFTMRLTGISSPDFLDRYSAQKVILALRKMCRDVGIDPNKVKRRYS, from the coding sequence ATGTCGGCGGTAGAACAACAAAGCAAGCGATCACGGCTTATTCAACTTATTCATATTGGCAAGTCAGAAATGGGGGTGCCAGAGAAGGAATACCGAAGCTCTTTATACAGAATTACCGGAAAACAATCGTGCACCGAAATGTCTTTGAATGACTTGGAACGGGTCTTATCAGCAATGAAACAAAGCGGCTTTACGATCCGCCCTAAAAAGAACCAATCAGGTATGGCGTCAGAATCGGCTCGTACCTATATCCGTGATTTATGGCAAGAGGTTGCCAGAATTAAAACAGAAAAGGCTCTTTGCTCGTTTACTATGCGGCTGACAGGGATTAGTTCTCCAGATTTTTTGGATCGATATTCCGCTCAAAAGGTGATCTTGGCATTGCGAAAGATGTGCCGGGATGTTGGTATTGATCCTAATAAAGTAAAAAGGAGATATTCATGA